A window of Marinobacter salarius contains these coding sequences:
- the ung gene encoding uracil-DNA glycosylase → MQPVEILASQLKSGRGWTEHLGDEFRQPYMKQLAEFLAAEEQAGKTLFPASQHCFNALNSTPLDKVRVVILGQDPYHGPGQAHGLCFSVRPHVATPPSLVNIFKEIHADLGIQPPDHGCLQPWAEQGVLLLNSVLTVVQSQAGAHQGKGWEAFTDRVIETINREREGVVFLLWGSYAKKKGQHIDRNKHLVLDGPHPSPLSAYRGFFGCKHFSRANEWLQQKGLPTVDWSLPNKSELLEQYGKSQSRE, encoded by the coding sequence ATGCAGCCGGTGGAGATACTGGCAAGCCAGCTAAAATCGGGTCGAGGTTGGACGGAGCACCTTGGTGACGAATTCCGTCAGCCCTACATGAAGCAGCTGGCCGAATTCCTGGCGGCGGAGGAACAGGCCGGGAAAACCCTGTTCCCCGCCAGCCAGCATTGCTTCAACGCCCTGAACAGCACGCCGCTGGATAAGGTGCGCGTGGTTATCCTCGGCCAGGACCCCTACCACGGTCCCGGCCAGGCCCACGGCCTGTGCTTCTCCGTGCGCCCGCACGTGGCCACGCCGCCGTCGCTGGTCAACATCTTCAAGGAAATTCACGCCGACCTCGGCATTCAGCCCCCAGACCACGGCTGCCTGCAACCCTGGGCGGAGCAGGGCGTGCTCCTTCTCAACAGCGTCCTCACCGTCGTCCAAAGCCAGGCCGGCGCCCACCAGGGCAAAGGCTGGGAAGCCTTCACCGACCGTGTCATCGAAACCATCAACCGGGAACGTGAGGGGGTGGTGTTTCTACTCTGGGGAAGCTACGCCAAGAAAAAAGGTCAGCACATTGACCGAAACAAGCATTTGGTATTGGACGGGCCACATCCATCGCCGTTAAGCGCCTACCGCGGCTTCTTCGGCTGCAAGCATTTTTCCCGAGCGAACGAGTGGTTACAGCAGAAGGGCCTGCCGACCGTTGATTGGTCTTTGCCAAACAAATCGGAGCTGCTGGAACAATACGGAAAAAGCCAGTCGAGGGAATAG
- the lysS gene encoding lysine--tRNA ligase — MTEHTPNAQPEDNKLIAERRAKLAEMRDQGNAFPNNFRRDATAAELLAKYGDKSKEELAEMGIQVAVAGRMMLDRKAFKVVQDMTGRIQIYASKDVQKDTKHWDLGDIVGVRGILCKSGKGDLYVSMDEYTLLTKSLRPLPEKHKGLTDTEARYRHRYVDLMVNEDSRRVFYARSKIISVMRQYFTDRDFMEVETPMLQVIPGGATARPFVTHHNALGIDMYLRIAPELFLKRLVVGGFERVFEINRNFRNEGLSTRHNPEFTMVEFYQAYADYNDLMDLTEDMLRTIAQKVLGTTTVVNTRTLSDGEEETIEYDFGKPFERLTVVDAILRYNPDIKAEQLADETSARQLAKDLGIHLKEGWGLGKVQIEIFEATAEHRLMQPTFITDYPKEVSPLARCKDNDTFVTERFEFFVGGREIANGFSELNDAEDQAERFQDQVAEKDAGDDEAMFYDEDYVMALEYGLPPTAGEGIGIDRLAMLLTDSASIRDVILFPAMRPEHKAETKKDEG, encoded by the coding sequence ATGACTGAACACACCCCGAATGCACAGCCAGAGGACAACAAGCTGATTGCCGAGCGCCGCGCCAAGCTGGCGGAGATGCGTGATCAGGGCAATGCCTTTCCCAACAACTTCCGTCGCGATGCCACCGCGGCCGAGCTTTTGGCCAAATATGGCGATAAGAGCAAGGAAGAGCTGGCTGAGATGGGCATTCAGGTGGCTGTTGCCGGCCGCATGATGCTTGATCGCAAAGCGTTCAAAGTGGTTCAGGACATGACGGGCCGCATTCAGATCTATGCCTCAAAGGACGTCCAGAAAGACACCAAGCACTGGGACCTGGGCGATATCGTGGGTGTGCGCGGTATTCTGTGCAAGTCGGGCAAGGGCGACCTCTATGTGAGCATGGATGAGTACACGTTGTTGACCAAGTCGCTGCGCCCATTACCGGAGAAGCACAAGGGGCTGACCGACACCGAAGCCCGGTATCGTCACCGTTATGTTGACCTGATGGTGAACGAAGACAGTCGCCGCGTGTTCTATGCGCGCTCGAAGATTATCAGCGTCATGCGTCAGTACTTCACTGACCGGGACTTCATGGAAGTCGAAACCCCAATGCTGCAGGTGATTCCTGGTGGTGCCACGGCGCGCCCGTTTGTGACCCACCACAACGCCCTGGGTATCGACATGTACCTGCGTATTGCTCCAGAGCTGTTTCTCAAGCGCCTGGTGGTCGGTGGTTTCGAGCGGGTATTCGAAATCAACCGCAACTTCCGAAATGAAGGGCTTTCCACCCGCCATAACCCGGAATTCACCATGGTGGAGTTCTATCAGGCCTATGCCGATTACAATGACCTGATGGACCTTACCGAAGACATGCTGCGCACCATTGCTCAGAAAGTACTCGGTACCACCACAGTCGTGAACACCCGTACCCTGTCCGATGGCGAGGAAGAAACCATTGAGTATGACTTCGGCAAGCCTTTCGAGCGCCTGACCGTGGTGGACGCCATCCTGCGATACAATCCTGATATCAAAGCCGAACAACTGGCCGATGAAACCAGTGCCCGCCAGCTGGCGAAGGATCTGGGCATTCACCTTAAAGAAGGCTGGGGACTGGGCAAGGTGCAGATTGAAATCTTTGAAGCGACCGCTGAACATCGCCTGATGCAGCCGACGTTCATTACCGATTACCCGAAAGAAGTGTCACCGCTGGCCCGCTGCAAGGACAACGACACGTTCGTCACCGAGCGTTTCGAGTTCTTCGTGGGTGGCCGCGAGATCGCCAACGGATTCTCCGAGCTTAACGACGCCGAAGACCAGGCCGAGCGCTTCCAGGATCAGGTGGCCGAGAAAGACGCCGGCGATGACGAAGCCATGTTCTACGATGAAGACTACGTCATGGCGCTGGAATACGGCCTGCCACCAACTGCAGGCGAAGGCATCGGCATCGACCGTCTGGCCATGCTGCTGACGGATTCCGCGTCCATTCGCGACGTCATCCTGTTCCCGGCCATGCGCCCGGAGCACAAGGCTGAAACGAAGAAAGACGAGGGCTGA